One window from the genome of Nicotiana sylvestris chromosome 9, ASM39365v2, whole genome shotgun sequence encodes:
- the LOC104249363 gene encoding cyclin-P3-1: MGTLAPESEVICSENYLALGLKVSGKQKSGKPRVLSLLSTLLERSVQKTESLLESTQRKDVITIFHGSRAPSLGIEQYLDRIFKYSCCSPSCFVVAQIYMERFIEHTSAHLTSLNVHRLLITSVMVAAKFIDDAFYNNAYYARVGGVTTKELNKLEMKFLFGLDFRLHVNVKTFGSYCSLLEKEGTLGLPIERSIQACRITESWSNKDDSTCAQIAR; encoded by the exons ATGGGAACTTTGGCACCTGAATCTGAGGTCATATGCTCAGAAAATTACTTAGCATTGGGGCTAAAGGTATCTGGCAAGCAAAAATCAGGAAAACCCAGAGTTTTATCGCTTCTTTCAACACTTCTTGAGAGGTCTGTTCAGAAAACtgaaagcttattagaaagtacTCAAAGAAAAGATGTCATTACAATATTTCATGGATCAAGAGCCCCCTCGCTGGGCATCGAACAATACTTGGATCGCATTTTTAAGTATTCATGTTGCAGCCCTTCATGCTTTGTGGTTGCGCAGATTTACATGGAGCGATTCATTGAACACACTAGTGCTCATTTAACTTCCCTCAATGTTCACCGACTGCTAATCACAAGTGTGATGGTGGCAGCAAAATTCATTGATGATGC ATTCTATAACAATGCATACTATGCAAGAGTAGGTGGTGTAACCACAAAAGAGTTGAATAAGTTGGAGATGAAATTTTTGTTTGGACTGGATTTCCGACTTCATGTAAATGTCAAAACATTTGGAAGCTATTGCTCGCTCCTGGAGAAAGAAGGCACTCTAGGTCTCCCAATCGAGCGTTCAATCCAGGCATGTAGAATCACCGAGAGCTGGTCAAACAAAGATGATTCCACCTGTGCACAAATTGCAAGATGA